In the Psychrilyobacter piezotolerans genome, CGCTTCGGCAGTACTGTTTCTACAATAACGATCGTGACTTACTTATTAAGACATTTATAAACTTCTTGATTTTCTTTGGATCTTTTTCTTGCATCAAGGCAAGAAATGATCTCAGTTAAGGGCGAAACCCTTAGAACTTTCTTTTGCCACCAATTTACACCAAGGTTATACGAATATTAAACGTTGTTCACGATTATTAAAACCACATCCTTTACACTAAGCTCACAAATAAATAACCCGAAATCTCACTAAGAAATTCTTTCTTCTTGATTAAAATTTGTCTCCACCTGTGTGATCTGCGACTATTTTTTTTTCACCGATGAAGATTCTTGTTTATTGGTGGCTAATTCCCTTAATATTAATTTTTATTTTAAAGGGAAATTTTAAAAAAGAAGTATAATTTATATATTCTGAATTTTAATTAAAAAATAATTAAATTTTTGAGGAGGTATCATGAAAATCATAGTTTTATTTTTTCTCAGCTGTACATTTTTACTTGGCGAAATTTTTAAACCCCTTACAGTTTTAATAGATTTCCCCAACTATAAATATTCCGACCTTCATCGCATAGAAAAAGAGCTGGTAAATCATCGCAGGGGAGATGAGTTTACTCCTGAGCTGTATAGGAAGATGTTTTTTAACCCTGAGGAATATAGCGGTTACAACGGCCAAAAACTACTTTCAGCTAAAAAATACTTTGATCTGGAATCCAGAGGAACCTTCATACTAGAGGGCAGTGAACAAGATATCTATGGATGGTTTACAGCTCCTAACCCCATTGAATTTTATGGGAAAAATATCAGTGAAGAGGGCGACCGTATAAGAGCTGCCTATTTAATAATTTTATCCATCAATAAATTAATAGAAAAAAAAGTGGATTTTTCCCAGTATGATCTGAACGAAGACGGCGTCATCGACGGTCTTATTATCCTCTATGCAGGAAAGGGGGAGCACCTCCCGAATTCCCTGGGAAGCCGGGCTATCTGGCCCCATTTTAACAGGATAAAAAATATTTCTGAAAGCAGGTTTTATTATTTTAAAGATCATAATAATAAAATCTGGAAAATAGATAAATATGCCTTAGTTCCCCAGGATATTCCCCTGGATCTATATATCCACGAAATAGGGCACTTTTTGGGATTGTCAGACCTGTATAAAGGAGATTCAACCATAGGTTATTGGTCTGTCATGGGTGATCTCTACTGTGGCGAGATTATCGGGAGCAAACTGAATTCCCTGGGAGGTTACCACAGATATAATCTGCAGACAAAATATAACGATAAAAATACCCCTGCTTTCTGGGCCCAGATAAAAAATTATGACCTGAACCAGATAAAAAAAGGAGGGCGATTTCTCAAACTTTATACAATTAATAATAAAAATTTTGATAATCTCATAAAAATAGACCTTCCAGGAAAAAGAATAGAACTTCCTTCAAATGGAAGGGATCTGTATTATACCGATAATTACCTCAGCTCTGACAATAATATTAAATTCTCTGTTTTTCTTCCCAAGAATACAGATAATATTTTAAAATTTGATCTTTGGTTTAATTCTGAACCGGATAAAAAAATGGGGAAAGTCCATGTACGCCGTCGTGGGGAGGATAGGTGGTTTTTATTAAAAAATAAAACCAGCAAAAAAGTTAGGAGAGGGGAATGGATCCCCCTGGAGTTCGATTTGAACCAATTTAACGGAGAGATTATAGAGATCATGGTAAGTTTAATCCCCTATGATAAAGAGGGACCCAAAGGAGCCTATATCTCAAATTTAACGGTCATGTCCGATACCGTTAAAAATTTTGACATGAAAACTACTGGAAAGAAATTTACCCACCATGGTTTTATCCATAGTTTTGGAGATGTCCTCTTAAAAAGATATATCCTTATAGAATATAGAAACCCCGTAGATAAAGATATCGACGAGGGTCTCCTTCGCACCGGATTGAATATTCCCTACAGAAAGGGTCTTTTAATATGGTATATCGATGAAAGTTATTCTGATTTTAATCAGTTAGTAAATATCCTGCCCTCAAATGAAAAACCATTATATGAAATAATAAATGCAAGGCTTAAAAAATTAAAATTAAATAAATATACCGTGTCCAGCTGGACATTTTCCTCTATAGATACCCCGGAACTGGGAGTAGTAAAGGGTGACAGAGTATTTTACAGGGAACAGATCCACGGAATGAGTTCCTTTTCTGTGGGGGAACACCTTCAGATCAGAATATTGGAAGAAAATGAAAATTATATTAAATTAATGATTATTTATCAGAATAAATAAATAAATAAATAAATAAATAAATTATTAACTCCAGTTGCTATCTTAATAAGATATTTAATTCTTCATCACAAAGAAATGAGATAACGAGACTCGCTAAGAGATCATTTTTGAGGTTAAAAAAAAACTTTTTTAGATGTTCCTTAGCTTTTCAGTAAATATTCTACTCAGTCACATTTAGATTTAGTTATATCTAATTTTAATACTCATGAATCTAAACAGAGTCAGTTAAAGACGGAACGATTAGAATTTTTTTGTCACCAAGGTTATACGAATATTAAATTTCTTTATCATTTAATAAAGAAATTTAAATGTATCACTAATTTTTAAATACTTTACTGCTATTACACAGATGTTTTAAAATCATATTTTTGTCGCAGATTTTTCAGATTACTATATTTTAAATTTGAAACGAAGTCTATAGTCGTAAACTCGTGAAGCCATAAAAAGGAAGAGTATAAACTTCCGGCTCTTTTTGTATACTTATTTCTAGCTCGCATTTTTATTTTTTTCTAATGTTATTAGATAAAATAAAATAATCGCGATATCTAAAGTATCTCGCTCCTTTAGGAGTGAAATAATCTTTTATAGCTCTACTTCATTATACAAGGATGGAATTCTTAGGTTTTTTTACAAGTAACAACTTAGGTTATTATATTAATAGGGAGGAAATTATGAATTTGAAAAAAACTATTGTTTTAGGGGGACTTTTAATAAGCAGTTTTGCCATGGCTGAAAATGCCGCCAATATTGCTGCTTCATCCAGTGCTCTTTCAGAATTAAAGGAAATATCCAGGGAAAAAAAATCTGATAAATTATTTTATTTAGTCGATGATTTCAGCGGTCTTGCCACTGCTCCCGGATTCTCTTTTGGAGCTCCATCGGGGTTAGTTCCTGGATTCGGTACAGGTTTTATGGGAGTTGCCGGGACTTCCTATAGTGATGATACCGATGGTGCCTTAGCCTTTGGGGGAGGGTTTGGAGATCCGATTAAATCTGTAGGGGGAGCTGCATCCCTTTCCATTGGTAGTATCGATCCCCGGGACGGGGGAGCTTTCAACAGAGGTTCTGTCAACCTTAGTTTAGGTAGGACTTTTACCGCTTATGGACTGGGAGCATCTGTAGGTGTCTCCAATGTCGATCTATGGCACGATACCCACGATGATAAATTAGATCCCAGCTATTATGCTGCTGTAACCAAATTATTACCAAATAATGTTGCTCCGGTTATTATAAGTGCAGGGATAGGAAGCAACGGATATGCTGATATCAGCAAGGACGATATCGATACCACTAGAAATGAAAGAGAGCATAAATGGGGAGAATTTATTTCAGGAGCAGTATATATCCATCCTCAAATGAGTCTTATTTTAGATTATTCCTCTGGTATCACTACCTTTGGTACCAGTATAGTTCCTATGCCGGACTACCCTGTTTCCATAGGATTGGCTGCCCAGGACCTCTTCAAAGAGGATAAAGCTGTAGATGAGATCAAATTTCTGGGGACCTTGTCGGTAGGTTTCGCATTCTAATTTTTTTAATGGAGGTAATTTATATGAAAAAAATATTTTTAATCTTTGCCCTCACTGCTCTAATGAATATTGGGGTAAATGCTGAAGAAAATAAAACAGATATAGCCATATTTCGTGACCGCGAATGGACTAAAGGAGTAGATGGCGAAGAAAATAACGATGCAGAGCAGCAGGAACAATCTGCAACAGACTTCTTTGAGTCCGAGTCTGCACCTGATGCAGATACAACTACTGCTACTGTTGCTCCTACCGCTCTTGCAGATTCCTTTATGGCTGCCTTTGGTATGGAAGTAGATGCCGGTGGCAGCGGTGATGCAGGTCCAGGTATGGAAGGTGGCAGTTCCGGAGGTACAATGGCGGCAGGGATGTCTGTTATTTCAACTACTTCTGCCAACCAGGTAACACCGCCTTTCACACCATACAGCTACCAAAAATAAGATCATTCAAAAAAAAGCTCTCAACTTTTGAGGGCTTTTTTTACCACCAATTCATAGAACGCGGATGACGCAGATCTAATGGATTTTTACGGATTATTCTTTTTTTTATTTTAAGCCAATTTTAACGCTGACTAAGATCTGACTTTGACATCCTGACTTTTTGACACAGATTACTATAGATATATAATCTAATTTTCACAGATTCATAAATTCAAAACACTTAATTCTTCATCACAAAGAAAAGAGGTGATGAATTCACTAAGAGAATCTGAATTTTCTTTTGACTTTTAAGCGAAGTTTATAGTCGTTGAGCTTCGGCAGTACTGTTCCTACAATGACGATTGTGTATTACTTGTAAAGACAACATATAAATCTTCTTGATTTTCTTTCCCCCTTGTATCAACCACATTTAAAATTAGATTTACTTACATCTAATTTTAATAATCGTGAATCGAAAGGGGCCGTATCAAAGACGGAAACTTTGGAACCTTCTTTCATCTATTTTTTTTTCAGACTCACATTTGAAATTAGATTTAGTTACATCTAATTTTAATAATCGTGAATCCGAAACAGACCCGTATTAAAGAGGGACTCTTTATAACTTTTTTTACCACCAATCTACACCATTTTTTTAAGATCTTACTACTATAGCACAGAAACTTTTTTCTTTTTATATAAAAAATCAAATAGATTCTAAAGTTTTCGCCTTTAATACGAGTTACTTTTTCTCTATAGCAAGAAAAAGTAGCCAAAAAGTGCCAAACTTTGAAAAATTGTTCCCAAGTAAAGTATCAACATACGAGCTTTGAAAGCTACAGTCCTCACTACTTTGCGGAACTTAATTTGTTGAACGCTCTAGTATATATGAAAGTACAAAGTAAGATCACTTTCAAAGTTGAAAAAACTAAAAAAATTTAAAGTATCTCTCTGAAGTTTATAGTCGTTCCACTTCGGCTGTAGTGTTCCTACAATGACGATTGTGTATTACTCACAAAGACAATTATAAATCTTCTTGATCCTCTTTGGTTCCGTTTCTCAGATCAAGCTGAGAAATGAACCCGTATTAAAGATGGAATCTTTAGAACCTTTACCCTCTCTCGCCCTTTAGGCACTCTGCCGTGGCGACGAACATTAGAAATCTTTTATAAGTAAAAAGGGATTTCTAAATGTCGAAAGGGAGAAAGTAACCAAAGTTATCTTTCTTTCAATTTTTTTTGTTAAAACCAAAATGTTTAATTCCTCTTTTTAGGTAAATTACATAAATCTACCCTTTGTGAGCTTTATTTATTTATTTATTTTTTTTCCTATTGCTAATTTAACAGCTGCAGCTCCTGCAGTTCCTCCCAGCGTATCTATCAGTACATCTGTAAACTGTGCTCCCCTGCCGGGGACAAAGTACTGGTGAAATTCATCTATCCCACCCATGACAAATACTATGAGAATACTTTTTTTCAAACTCCCGGTAGCAAGAAAGGCCCCGATTCCTGCTGTAAAATAAAGGCTGAAATGAGCTGCCTTTCTTATACTTCTGGATAAAATAAGGTATTTTTTTGTCTTCAAGGCTGCATCTTCTTTTGTGATCAGTTTCATTTTTACCAGGACCTTCCCAGACTGGCCGGCTGATTCATTCGCAGGCTTGGATGAAAACCAAAATGCAGTTATAAATACTATTATCAATATTATCTTTCCTGTTGTTTCTCTTTTCATAATACTCCCTTATAGATCAGAACTTTTTTGACGCTGACTAGAATCTGACTTTTTTTGCCACCGATTTACACTAATCTTAAAGCCTCCCCCTACACAGAGATTCACTGAGAATGTAAAACAGAGTCCACTGAGGTTTCTCCGGGAAACTCTTCTTCCCTCTGTGTTCTCCGTGTCCAAGTTTTTATTCTCCCTCAGGAATCCTACTCCTCCCCACTTAGATTAAGAGGGGGAACCAAAGGGGGCGTTCTGTGTCGAAGTTTACAGTCATTACTTTTCCAGTATCATCCTTGCTAACTTTAAGCTGTCATAGATATATTCTTCTACCACTTTTTCAACTATCTTTAAATTTAAAGCCTGATAATCATGAACTGCTATATTTCTGAACCCTACCATACCTTGGAGACGTGAACTCAGTTCCTCGGTTATCACATTATTTTTTTCCAGAATTTCAAAATTTTCCTTACTTGTCTGGGGGATACCCAATTTATTTTTTCTTATATAATGGGTAGCTATATCTATACTTGCTTCACAAAGCCTCTGAACATTTAAGATAATGGAATCCTGCCTCCTGTAATCATTCAGGTTTTCAGGGTTCCCATCATACTCCTCATTGATCCTGGCAATACACCTTTTTATAGTTTCACTCTTATTTAAAATAATATCATCTCTCACCTTTACACCTCATAGTTATCTATTATTTCTTTTCTTTCTTCATTTAATTTGAAATATTTTTTGTATACCAGCAGTTCAAATTTTTCCCTCAGAGTACTGCTCTTTTCATATATATATATTCCATTTTCAACTACTTCTTTCTGGAATACTGTAGAAGAATTTTTTAACTGTACCAGATCCACTTCTTTTTTTATTTCGGAGCTGATCTCCTGGGCTAAAAGAAATATATCAAAGGAATCATACTCATCTTTGGAATAAAAAGCTATATCCACATCACTATCTTCGGTATTTTCTTTTTTAGCATAGGAACCGAAGATATAT is a window encoding:
- a CDS encoding immune inhibitor A domain-containing protein, whose amino-acid sequence is MKIIVLFFLSCTFLLGEIFKPLTVLIDFPNYKYSDLHRIEKELVNHRRGDEFTPELYRKMFFNPEEYSGYNGQKLLSAKKYFDLESRGTFILEGSEQDIYGWFTAPNPIEFYGKNISEEGDRIRAAYLIILSINKLIEKKVDFSQYDLNEDGVIDGLIILYAGKGEHLPNSLGSRAIWPHFNRIKNISESRFYYFKDHNNKIWKIDKYALVPQDIPLDLYIHEIGHFLGLSDLYKGDSTIGYWSVMGDLYCGEIIGSKLNSLGGYHRYNLQTKYNDKNTPAFWAQIKNYDLNQIKKGGRFLKLYTINNKNFDNLIKIDLPGKRIELPSNGRDLYYTDNYLSSDNNIKFSVFLPKNTDNILKFDLWFNSEPDKKMGKVHVRRRGEDRWFLLKNKTSKKVRRGEWIPLEFDLNQFNGEIIEIMVSLIPYDKEGPKGAYISNLTVMSDTVKNFDMKTTGKKFTHHGFIHSFGDVLLKRYILIEYRNPVDKDIDEGLLRTGLNIPYRKGLLIWYIDESYSDFNQLVNILPSNEKPLYEIINARLKKLKLNKYTVSSWTFSSIDTPELGVVKGDRVFYREQIHGMSSFSVGEHLQIRILEENENYIKLMIIYQNK
- a CDS encoding VanZ family protein, producing MKRETTGKIILIIVFITAFWFSSKPANESAGQSGKVLVKMKLITKEDAALKTKKYLILSRSIRKAAHFSLYFTAGIGAFLATGSLKKSILIVFVMGGIDEFHQYFVPGRGAQFTDVLIDTLGGTAGAAAVKLAIGKKINK
- the hepT gene encoding type VII toxin-antitoxin system HepT family RNase toxin, with translation MRDDIILNKSETIKRCIARINEEYDGNPENLNDYRRQDSIILNVQRLCEASIDIATHYIRKNKLGIPQTSKENFEILEKNNVITEELSSRLQGMVGFRNIAVHDYQALNLKIVEKVVEEYIYDSLKLARMILEK
- the mntA gene encoding type VII toxin-antitoxin system MntA family adenylyltransferase antitoxin, yielding MIKDEIIQIILEKLKDIDKEIVYIFGSYAKKENTEDSDVDIAFYSKDEYDSFDIFLLAQEISSEIKKEVDLVQLKNSSTVFQKEVVENGIYIYEKSSTLREKFELLVYKKYFKLNEERKEIIDNYEV